A genomic segment from Aspergillus puulaauensis MK2 DNA, chromosome 1, nearly complete sequence encodes:
- a CDS encoding glycosyltransferase family 32 protein (CAZy:GT32;~COG:M;~EggNog:ENOG410PH27;~InterPro:IPR029044,IPR007577;~PFAM:PF04488;~TransMembrane:3 (o6-31i198-217o270-292i)) — protein sequence MRRGLLVFLVVNLLIVTFLIRSVSTLLSLLLEDAAADAIHRAELPSPNSSLIEQRPQVIPKIIHQTYKNESIPEVWQDAQQSCIDLHPDYEYILWTNEKSRSFIAAEYPWFLDTFDNYKYPIQRADSIRYFVLAHYGGTYIDLDDGCNRRLDPLLSYPAWVRRTAPTGISNDAMGSVPQHPFFLHVIELLQSYDRSWLLPYITVMYSTGPLFLSVVWKEYMAANPTEAGRVRILMQDEYNRYSWSFFTHHVGNSWHGKDARLIFWMGQHWMLLTVAGFVIAGTVGLCLWWAYGRLLLLGSKYRYRYTKLPIPGFSRLSSPSRRPRDARPILLRRVSFKDEEAGPTETSYEFGSRSE from the exons ATGCGACGCGGACTCTTGGTTTTCCTCGTTGTTAACCTCCTCATTGTCACATTTTTGATTCGCAGTGTCTCAACACTCTTATCATTGCTGCTGGAGGATGCTGCAGCTGATGCGATCCATCGCGCGGAGCTTCCCTCGCCAAATTCGAGCTTGATCGAGCAACGACCCCAGGTTATTCCCAAGATTATCCACCAAACATATAAGAACGAATCAATTCCCGAAGTATGGCAGGATGCCCAGCAGAGCTGCATCGACCTGCATCCCGATTATGAATATATT CTTTGGACGAATGAAAAATCCCGTTCATTCATTGCAGCCGAATATCCCTGGTTCCTGGACACCTTTGACAACTACAAATATCCCATCCAGCGTGCTGATTCAATTCGGTATTTTGTTCTGGCTCATTATGGTGGCACCTACATTGATCTCGACGAT GGTTGCAACCGGCGGTTAGATCCTTTGCTCTCGTATCCCGCTTGGGTGCGTCGCACCGCTCCCACTGGTATTTCGAACGATGCCATGGGATCTGTTCCGCAACATccgttcttcctccacgTGATCGAGCTGCTGCAATCGTATGACCGCAGTTGGCTTCTCCCGTATATCACGGTCATGTATTCAACTGGCCCTCTTTTCTTATCTGTGGTTTGGAAAGAATACATGGCAGCGAACCCCACCGAAGCGGGGCGCGTCCGAATTCTTATGCAGGATGAATACAACCGGTACTCCTGGAGCTTTTTTACTCACCACGTGGGAAATAGTTGGCACGGGAAGGATGCCAGGTTGATCTTCTGGATGGGACAGCACTGGATGCTCCTGACAGTCGCTGGCTTCGTTATTGCCGGCACTGTTGGCTTGTGCTTGTGGTGGGCTTACGGCCGTTTACTGCTCCTCGGCTCCAAGTACCGCTACCGTTATACCAAGCTCCCAATTCCAGGCTTTAGTCGTTTGTCCTCTCCGTCGCGTCGACCGCGTGATGCGAGGCCAATTTTACTTCGCAGGGTCAGCTtcaaagacgaagaagctGGTCCTACCGAAACCTCTTATGAATTCGGCAGTCGAAGCGAGTAA
- a CDS encoding putative NADH-ubiquinone oxidoreductase B14 subunit (COG:C;~EggNog:ENOG410PPIW;~InterPro:IPR016488;~PFAM:PF05347,PF13233) gives MTINPTYLAQRTRSSVNLGDAKKRVLLSYRDWLRASPEIQTMYSLNLPVSAIRTKIRQEFEKHRYVSQLNVVDVLLFQSHAEFQETLNYWKQLSHVMKYFRPEEDPGARLPPNFISGFLEGRN, from the exons ATGACCATCAACCCGACCTACCTCGCGCAGCGCACCCGCTCCT CTGTTAACTTGGGCGATGCGAAGAAGCGTGTTCTTCTGTCCTACCGGGACTGGCTCCGAGCT TCCCCTGAGATCCAAACAATGTACTCGCTGAACCTCCCCGTCTCCGCCATCCGCACAAAGATCCGCCAGGAATTCGAGAAGCACCGCTACGTCAGCCAGCTCAACGTCGTCGATGTGCTGCTATTCCAGAGCCATGCCGAGTTCCAG GAAACCCTCAACTACTGGAAACAGCTCTCCCATGTGATGAAGTACTTCCGGCCAGAGGAGGACCCAGGTGCCCGGCTACCCCCCAACTTTATCTCCGGCTTCTTGGAGGGCCGCAATTAA
- a CDS encoding uncharacterized protein (COG:S;~EggNog:ENOG410PIB2;~InterPro:IPR001810,IPR036047;~go_function: GO:0005515 - protein binding [Evidence IEA]) → MKLCQNQSKYDSLQFTSRRARFLSFIAPKTAHVDTSALQDVMADSIRRAGAKLRVVMSMTRRSHGLEARAGEQNSQRRSYLLELPTELLLEINSHLPVLEEACLALTCKRLFSISARTLNSKSLQFSRDFAPLFHHYRNGHSFATTRWQLIKMLEDTRWKACPKCLKLHPRSAFPPRELRRKPEDRTCILGNLAGIVDLCPCKKLTFRDKVELVELLQIRRKTVGLLTSQFGGVQERFCWHSCNQAYGSTQMKIEIYPELDDEDQLKIKTEYHLMTAPGQLGKEESMTSRFGCAHRSVDLWLSGVCQTTICQLYENHCASCRRIAICNSCNTLLKCPRQQHCRVDEETGTVIYSFWTERCLGSTLPIPDATWAAQRIHPAEALVDLDNCSELCPWTIREHPPLRNPPSLEMNILDPAIQDQSLNQLYSSIDTN, encoded by the coding sequence ATGAAGCTCTGCCAGAACCAGTCAAAGTACGATTCACTACAATTTACAAGCCGTCGGGCTCGTTTCCTGAGCTTCATCGCGCCTAAAACGGCCCATGTCGACACTAGTGCCCTCCAAGACGTCATGGCAGACAGTATTCGTCGTGCTGGGGCTAAACTGAGGGTTGTTATGAGCATGACTCGCCGGTCCCATGGTTTAGAAGCGCGAGCCGGAGAGCAAAACTCTCAAAGGCGAAGCTATCTACTCGAACTTCCCACAGAATTATTACTCGAGATCAATTCTCACCTACCGGTACTAGAAGAAGCCTGTCTTGCGTTGACATGCAAGAGACTATTTTCAATATCCGCAAGGACTCTAAATTCCAAATCGCTTCAATTTAGTCGAGACTTTGCTCCGCTGTTTCACCATTACCGCAACGGACACAGCTTTGCCACGACTCGATGGCAGCTGATCAAGATGCTCGAAGATACGAGATGGAAAGCTTGTCCAAAATGTCTCAAACTCCACCCACGAAGCGCTTTCCCACCCCGAGAGCTGAGACGCAAGCCTGAGGATCGAACCTGCATCTTGGGAAACCTTGCCGGGATTGTTGACCTGTGCCCGTGTAAAAAGCTGACCTTTCGCGACAAGGTTGAGCTCGTGGAGCTTTTGCAGATACGCCGAAAGACAGTGGGACTTTTGACTTCACAATTTGGTGGTGTACAAGAGCGCTTCTGCTGGCATTCATGCAACCAAGCTTATGGTTCCACGCAAATGAAAATCGAGATCTATCCCGAGTtggacgatgaagaccagTTAAAGATCAAAACAGAATACCACTTGATGACTGCCCCGGGACAACTTGGAAAAGAAGAGTCCATGACCTCCCGCTTTGGATGTGCGCATCGCTCAGTCGACCTGTGGCTCTCCGGTGTTTGTCAGACCACGATATGCCAGTTATACGAAAATCACTGCGCCTCCTGTCGGCGAATAGCCATCTGCAACTCCTGCAATACTTTGTTAAAGTGTCCGCGACAGCAGCATTGCCGAGTGGACGAAGAAACAGGAACGGTTATCTATTCCTTCTGGACCGAAAGATGTCTTGGAAGTACCCTGCCTATCCCAGATGCGACCTGGGCTGCGCAGAGGATCCATCCTGCTGAGGCTTTGGTCGACTTGGACAACTGCAGCGAGCTCTGCCCGTGGACTATTCGCgaacaccctcctctccgcaaCCCCCCATCCTTGGAGATGAACATCCTTGACCCTGCGATTCAAGATCAATCGCTCAACCAGCTTTATAGCTCCATCGACACGAATTAA
- a CDS encoding uncharacterized protein (COG:S;~EggNog:ENOG410PQ6D;~SECRETED:SignalP(1-16)): MKFSVILPLLPLLAVASPTCKPSSPGDSLTAAQIEAVAPKSSSCANPDEVAPEECATAAQAAPALTTAFKKYGVTSKAEQAAVLGLIAMESGEFRFSRNHFPSPGVEGKGTRNMQSPDFNKEYAASIDALKERFEAVKSQPGKVLDLLLEDPAVDFGSGSWFLTTQCEDSVRKTLQSGSEEGWEGYIVDCVGTEANEERKGYWTAAVKALGA, translated from the exons ATGAAATTCTCCGTcattctccctcttctccccctcctaGCTGTCGCATCTCCCACCTGCAAACCATCATCCCCAGGAGATAGCCTCACCGCAGCCCAAATCGAAGCCGTCGCGCCCAAATCCTCGTCGTGCGCGAACCCCGACGAAGTCGCACCAGAGGAGTGCGCAACAGCCGCGCAGGCCGCGCCCGCGCTTACAACCGCGTTCAAGAAATATGGTGTAACCTCCAAGGCAGAGcaggctgctgttcttggtCTGATTGCAATGGAGAGCGGCGAGTTCCGGTTTAGCAGGAaccatttcccttcccctGGTGTTGAGGGAAAAGGAA CACGAAACATGCAATCCCCTGACTTCAACAAGGAGTATGCGGCCTCCATCGATGCCCTGAAGGAGAGGTTTGAAGCGGTCAAGAGCCAGCCTGGGAAGGTGCTGGATCTGCTTCTCGAGGACCCGGCCGTTGATTTCGGGTCTGGTTCTTGGTTCTTGACTACGCAGTGTGAGGACAGTGTGAGGAAAACCCTCCAGAGCGGTAGTGAGGAAGGTTGGGAGGGGTATATTGTTGACTGTGTGGGCACGGAGGCGaatgaggagaggaagggatATTGGACCGCTGCTGTTAAGGCCTTGGGGGCTTAG
- a CDS encoding putative hydrolase, alpha/beta fold family (COG:S;~EggNog:ENOG410PH5Z;~InterPro:IPR000073,IPR029058;~MEROPS:MER0059846;~PFAM:PF12146;~TransMembrane:1 (o16-34i)) translates to MAASAAFQPSTFSSPGPVSVLVGLVIAMGIFSWARPSGRISFFRSKENNLFLARKSSNSGAKEQTTLAELCRTATPKRCDLNPLLFNGHLQTCWTAVKFDGVPVHYKRRIFEADSVRYQGQFAIDFVVEPYEAPNDPLATDAERKYTLPSGLPERTAMLSEEEFAALPSDDTKPMLVVLHGLSGGSHELYLRHVVHPMIANGEWEACVVNSRGCAQTKISTGVLYNARATWDVRQAVKWLRKTFPNRPLFGIGFSLGANILTNYLGEEGDACELKAAVICASPWNLEISSHALQSSFMGLQVYSKVMGTSMKQLFEQHAEEVIKNPRIDAEAIRSITYLHEFDRALQCALWGYPTEGAYYRDATSTDSLLAIRIPFFVIQAEDDPIASISGLPFQEIAQNPYGVMMTTSWGGHLGWFEFGGDRWFVKPVTNFLNIMANEIDLKSPPVVEKPELVHGQTSDLHKDAAIESTAASFSPMQRKLTLPIIN, encoded by the exons ATGGCTGCCTCGGCTGCTTTTCAACCTTCCACCTTTTCCAGCCCAGGGCCCGTATCGGTCCTTGTAGGTCTGGTGATTGCAATGGGGATTTTCTCTTGGGCTCGTCCCAGTGGGAGAATATCCTTTTTCCGCTCCAAAGAGAACAACCTCTTTCTCGCCAGGAAATCTAGCAATTCGGGTGCAAAGGAGCAGACCACACTGGCCGAGCTCTGCCGGACTGCCACGCCAAAAAGATGCGATCTCAACCCTTTGCTGTTCAACGGCCATCTGCAGACTTGCTGGACTGCAGTGAAGTTCGACGGGGTTCCTGTGCACTACAAGCGCCGCATTTTCGAGGCCGACAGTGTCAGGTACCAGGGTCAGTTTGCGATTGACTTTGTCGTCGAGCCGTACGAAGCACCCAATGACCCTCTGGCAACCGATGCGGAGAGAAAGTACACCCTGCCATCGGGTCTCCCGGAACGGACGGCAATGCTTTCTGAGGAGGAATTCGCTGCCTTGCCTTCAGATGATACGAAGCCCATGCTCGTGGTTCTCCATGGTTTGAGCGGTGGCTCCCATGAACTTTACCTCCGCCATGTAGTCCACCCCATGATTGCGAACGGCGAATGGGAAGCTTGTGTTGTAAACTCTAGAGGCTGTGCCCAAACAAAGATTTCTACTGGTGTTCTCTACAACGCTCGTGCTACTTGGGATGTTCGTCAGGCCGTGAAATGGCTGCGAAAGACTTTTCCCAATCGGCCCCTCTTTGGTATTGGTTTCTCTCTCGGTGCAAATATCCTGACCAAC TATctcggcgaagaaggtgaTGCTTGCGAGCTGAAGGCAGCAGTCATTTGTGCCAGCCCTTGGAACCTGGAAATTAGCTCACATGCTCTTCAAAGTAGCTTCATGGGGCTACAGGTTTACAGCAAGGTCATGGGAACCAGCATGAAACAGCTTTTCGAACA ACATGCCGAAGAGGTTATTAAGAACCCCAGGATTGACGCAGAGGCAATCAGGAGCATCACCTATTTGCACGAATTTGACAG GGCTCTGCAATGCGCACTGTGGGGTTATCCTACAGAAGGCGCCTACTATCGTGATGCAACTTCTACCGACTCTTTGCTCGCGATCCGGATCCCCTTCTTTGTGATCCAAGCCGAGGATGACCCA ATTGCAAGTATATCTGGGCTTCCTTTCCAGGAGATCGCTCAAAATCCATACGGTGTCATGATGACAACGTCCTGGGGTGGACATCTAGGCTGGTTCGAATTCGGCGGCGATAGATGGTTTGTGAAGCCG GTGACTAATTTCCTGAATATCATGGCCAACGAAATTGATCTTAAATCGCCTCCTGTGGTTGAGAAGCCCGAACTGGTGCATGGACAAACATCCGACCTCCACAAAGATGCCGCTATAGAGTCCACAGCGGCAAGCTTCAGTCCGATGCAGCGTAAACTTACTCTGCCCATTATCAATTAG
- the derA gene encoding putative ER-associated proteolytic system protein Der1 (COG:S;~EggNog:ENOG410PIMP;~InterPro:IPR007599;~PFAM:PF04511;~TransMembrane:4 (o29-52i64-87o107-140i152-174o)), with the protein MAAIWGNGGQGGQFPLEQWFYEMPPVTRWWTAATVATSVLIHCHILTPLQLFYSFRAVYVKSQYWRLVTTFLYFGPLNLDLLFHVFFLQRYSRLLEESSGRSPAHFAWLLLYAMTMLLIISPFLSLPFLGAALSSSLVYIWSRRNPETRLSFLGVLVFTAPYLPWVLMAFSLVVHGVVPKDEICGVVVGHIWYFFNDVYPSLHGGHRPFDPPMWWVRLFDPRARAGENQGTDAANVNQEFAAAAAPEVR; encoded by the exons ATGGCCGCCATTTGGGGCAATGGAGGGCAGGGAGGGCAGTTCCCTCTCGAGCAGTGGTTCTATGAAATGCCCCCCGTGACTCGATGGTGGACAGCGGCGACCGTCGCGACATCGGTCTTAATCCATTGCCATATCCTGACGCCGTTGCAACTGTTCTACAGCTTCCGGGCGGTCTATGTCAAGTCGCAG TATTGGCGTCTAGTCACAACGTTCCTGTATTTCGGACCACTCAACTTGGACTTGCTTTTCCATGTCTTCTTTCTCCAGCGATACTCGAGGCTGCTCGAGGAATCATCGGGTCGATCCCCCGCCCACTTCGCGTGGTTATTACTCTACGCCATGACAATGCTTCTCATCATATCTCCGTTTCTGTCGCTTCCTTTCCTGGGGGCTGCGTTGTCCTCGAGTTTGGTTTATATCTGGAGCCGTCGCAACCCAGAAACTCGCCTCAGCTTCCTCGGCGTCTTAGTCTTCACGGCCCCGTATCTTCCCTGGGTGCTGATGGCATTCAGCCTTGTCGTGCATGGAGTCGTTCCCAAGGACGAGATATGTGGTGTTGTGGTTGGCCATATTTGGTACTTCTTCAACGATGTTTATCCATCTCTTCATGGTGGTCATCGCCCATTCGATCCCCCGATGTGGTGGGTGCGGTTGTTCGATCCACGAGCGAGAGCTGGAGAGAATCAAGGTACAGATGCTGCTAATGTCAACCAAGAGtttgctgcagctgcggcgCCGGAGGTTCGGTGA
- the loc1 gene encoding protein loc1 (COG:Z;~EggNog:ENOG410PPYM;~InterPro:IPR037650;~go_function: GO:0003729 - mRNA binding [Evidence IEA];~go_process: GO:0042273 - ribosomal large subunit biogenesis [Evidence IEA]) has translation MGPTKGAAKPKTSGKGDSKSNKVLGSKVSKKNVKRPPPKEVKSKARTESSQLKKTKKREYSEAELDLPKLNMITPVGVMNPKGKKKGKTFVDDPEAMMTIFAMVNAEKEGQIESKIMKARQLEEIREAKKKEAEARQSEKKNKLENVKDSIRQNRKGKGGASQNAKSNKADKAGAESPKPKSGSKKKSVAFA, from the exons ATGGGGCCAACGAAAGGCGCCGCAAAGCCCAAGACTTCTGGAAAAGGCGACTCGAAGAGCAATAAAGTCCTCGGCTCAAAAGTGAGCAAGAAGAATGTCAAGCGACCGCCGCCAAAGGAGGTGAAATCCAAGGCGCGCACCGAGTCAAGTCAActcaagaagaccaagaagagaGAATACTCAGAGGCAGAGCTGGATCTACCCAAGTTAAATATGATTACGCCTGTTGGTGTGATGAATcccaaggggaagaagaagggaaagaccTTTGTTGATGACCCG gaggcgatgatgactaTTTTTGCTATGGTTAATGCAGAGAAGGAGGGCCAGATCGAATCTAAGATCATGAAGGCTCGACAATTGGAAGAGATCCGTgaggcaaagaagaaagaggcggAAGCTAGACAGTCggagaagaaaaataaaCTG GAAAATGTGAAAGATTCAATCCGCCAAAATCGCAAGGGCAAAGGCGGCGCTTCGCAGAACGCAAAGTCAAATAAGGCTGATAAGGCTGGGGCAGAGAGTCCAAAGCCGAAATCAGGCAGCAAAAAGAAGAGCGTTGCCTTTGCTTGA
- the CSE4 gene encoding histone H3 family protein (COG:B;~EggNog:ENOG410PPUP;~InterPro:IPR009072,IPR000164,IPR007125;~PFAM:PF00125;~go_component: GO:0000786 - nucleosome [Evidence IEA];~go_function: GO:0003677 - DNA binding [Evidence IEA];~go_function: GO:0046982 - protein heterodimerization activity [Evidence IEA]) — translation MPPKGRKPASATAGPSKTTTTATTAGPSKSAGVKKAAKGGKGATGGKRPPRTSDAQSDVQPGDPTPKGRRRRYKPGTVALKEIRKYQRSYDLLLLKLPFARLVREVALDLLPAEVGAELRWQSHAILALQEAAEAFLVHLFEDTNLCAIHARRVTIMQKDIQLARRIRGAWGGLG, via the exons ATGCCTCCGAAAGGACGGAAGCCAGCCTCGGCCACCGCCGGGCCctcaaaaacaacaacaacagcaacaaccgcaGGCCCCTCCAAATCTGCCGGAGTGAAAAAAGCTGCCAAGGGAGGCAAGGGAGCCACGGGGGGGAAGCGACCACCAAGGACATCAGACGCTCAATCAGATGTTCAGC CCGGAGACCCAACCCCCAAAGGCCGCCGGCGCCGGTACAAGCCCGGTACCGTCGCCCTTAAGGAAATCCGCAAGTACCAACGCTCATacgatcttctcctcctAAAACTCCCCTTTGCACGATTAGTGCGCGAGGTCGCATTGGACCTCCTCCCCGCAGAAGTCGGCGCAGAGCTGCGGTGGCAGTCGCATGCAATCCTTGCGCTCCAAGAGGCCGCCGAGGCCTTCCTAGTACACTTGTTCGAGGACACGAATCTATGCGCTATTCATGCGAGACGGGTTACGATCATGCAGAAGGATATCCAGCTTGCGCGTAGAATTCGCGGGGCGTGGGGTGGTCTGGGCTGA
- a CDS encoding uncharacterized protein (COG:S;~EggNog:ENOG410PIB2;~InterPro:IPR019440;~PFAM:PF10345;~go_process: GO:0007064 - mitotic sister chromatid cohesion [Evidence IEA]), whose translation MSYPPSHNGQYSPQYLQQHHNLQPPQQTIQPQLLYNNVNAVNANANASAYQYGKPAAYPQVMVPPYQAYGQVYNPQPHQPQLHHQPQPPPPPPPQQQPPPPQFVNPSDIFQQPLLPSPSPSSFSNHRSPQYGTQPPAVPVAGNNRPPALTTSTPVAPAPVPTPIPAPTPTYSPVPIANQVNNQHSNKSAQPAATPKPPVQAKPVTVNPPAVAATPPAPSPKPVQVLIPAPSPEVQQHIQRPPPKKQTQKQPTQQPAQKPAKPGIDYQVLLLAMADEYLNAAHSHGTTVALLRREMELEEYYRLVATGLGCLEAVLKNWRLQPRVEALVRLRYARILFEETDNDLEAETALSKGIDLCERNRMLDLKYSMQHLLARMLYKTNPRASLKAVDGMIQDVEAYRHSAWEFAFRFLRVSLSLSSLAHQESTSALQHLHKISSMASRNGDRAVSAMSSIVEALSHLQQGYSSDSIEQAQRAIATARSHQLNDELRHIPQLATLVQIVDICCSLLEYDVNQSSQKLKVLQDLMDERLSDSNWRADGSFSIPLSGKSAGPSSMDTGDILQVQNGTLLLSFSWLPQHDLYALCYFLSSITLGCKNSHDGRKAEKFLQEGVRMLKGNFQKPQEITESLVSANRRVEWRRTLFCNLLAHQVFLACSRTDWDLANRTLKELQKETEAMGDDLPDSIQCLMEYAAGTIAQATGDLQGALAAFQSPIFSLSGFSKTARNDPHRDIAILAAINTVLILGDPSHPSHSHLPNILSALESFCRSSPNKYIQAAYYLLCATVHTESTIQTKQNLQQALQSATAIGNSQITCITLTFMSWKYFRGVVGEQAEKSARASRAMAGKASDRLWVSVTDEMLAETLERQGKGEEANGVREEGNRVMMSLPPALRRPA comes from the exons ATGAGCTACCCACCATCCCATAATGGCCAATATTCCCCGCAGTATCTGCAGCAGCATCACAACCTCCAGCCGCCCCAGCAGaccatccagccccagctcCTGTATAACAATGTGAACGCTGTCAACGCGAATGCCAACGCTTCGGCGTACCAGTATGGCAAGCCCGCTGCCTACCCCCAGGTTATGGTACCACCGTACCAGGCTTATGGCCAGGTATACAATCCACAGCCACATCAACCGCAGCTCCATCATCAACCGCAGCCTCCCCCcccacctccgccgcaacaacaaccgccgcCACCGCAATTCGTGAATCCTTCGGATATATTCCAACAGCCGCTTCTTCCGTCTCCCTCACCGTCATCCTTCAGCAATCATCGCTCGCCTCAATATGGCACACAGCCGCCTGCGGTACCTGTTGCTGGCAACAACCGCCCCCCGGCCCTCACCACGTCCACTCCAGTTGCGCCCGCACCAGTACCAACACCTATACCAGCGCCTACCCCGACATACAGCCCCGTACCTATCGCTAACCAGGTGAATAATCAACACTCCAATAAATCTGCGCAACCCGCTGCCACCCCGAAACCTCCGGTACAGGCCAAACCTGTTACAGTAAACCCGCCGGCGGTTGCTGCTACACCCCCAGCGCCATCACCGAAACCAGTTCAAGTCCTGATACCAGCCCCGTCGCCTGAAGTACAGCAACATATTCAACGTCCGCCTCCCAAGAAGCAAACACAAAAACAGCCCACCCAGCAGCCTGCACAAAAGCCTGCGAAACCGGGTATAGACTATCAAGTGCTTTTATTGGCAATGGCCGATGAATATCTCAATGCTGCACACAGTCATGGGACCACAGTGGCGCTATTGAGGAGGGAAATGGAGCTCGAGGAGTATTATAGGTTGGTCGCAACGGGCCTTGGGTGTTTGGAAGCGGTTTTAAAG AATTGGAGATTACAACCGCGAGTGGAAGCTTTGGTGCGACTGAGGTACGCACGGATCCTCTTTGAGGAGACGGACAACGACTTGGAGGCTGAAACGGCGTTGAGTAAAGGG ATTGATTTATGTGAACGA AATCGTATGCTTGACCTGAAATACAGCATGCAGCATCTGTTGGCACGGATGCTATACAAGACAAACCCGAGAGCTTCCTTGAAGGCTGTGGATGGGATGATACAGGACGTTGAAGC ATACCGTCATTCCGCCTGGGAATTCgcctttcgctttcttcgagTATCGCTTTCGTTGTCTTCGCTTGCTCATCAAGAATCGACGTCAGCTCTGCAGCACCTCCACAAGATTTCTAGCATGGCAAGCCGCAATGGGGACAGGGCTGTTTCCGCCATGTCTTCCATCGTCGAAGCATTGTCACACCTTCAGCAAGGATATAGCTCTGACTCGATTGAGCAGGCTCAGCGTGCAATAGCCACTGCGCGAAGCCATCAGCTGAACGATGAGCTACGCCATATCCCGCAGCTTGCAACGCTAGTACAGATTGTGGATATCTGTTGCAGTTTGCTTGAATACGACGTCAATCAATCCTCACAAAAACTCAAGGTTTTGCAGGACCTGATGGATGAGCGGTTGAGTGACTCAAATTGGCGTGCTGATGGATCATTCTCCATACCACTAAGTGGTAAATCAGCGGGGCCTTCCTCTATGGACACGGGAGACATTCTTCAAGTTCAGAATGGCACGTTGCTTCTTAGCTTCAGTTGGCTGCCTCAACACGACCTTTATGCACTTTGTTACTTTCTCAGCTCGATTACGCTGGGTTGTAAGAACTCACACGATGGACGCAAGGCTGAAAAGTTCCTGCAGGAAGGAGTGCGCATGCTCAAGG GTAACTTCCAAAAGCCGCAAGAGATTACAGAATCGTTGGTCAGTGCCAATAGGCGCGTGGAATGGCGCAGGACGCTATTCTGCAATCTACTCGCTCACCAAGTATTTCTGGCCTGTAGCCGAACAGATTGGGACCTCGCAAATAGAACCCTGAAGGAGCTCCAGAAAGAGACAGAAGCGATGGGTGATGACCTCCCGGACTCTATCCAATGCCTGATGGAGTACGCAGCGGGTACTATCGCCCAGGCCACGGGTGATCTACAGGGAGCCCTAGCCGCCTTCCAATCCCCTATATTCTCACTATCTGGGTTTAGCAAAACCGCCCGCAACGACCCTCATCGCGACATCGCGATATTAGCCGCCATCAACACCGTGCTCATCCTCGGTGacccatctcatccatctcattctcacCTTCCGAACATCTTATCTGCCCTTGAATCATTTTGCCGCTCAAGCCCCAACAAATACATCCAGGCGGCTTACTACCTGCTCTGCGCAACCGTGCATACGGAATCGACGATTCAGACCAAACAAAATCTCCAGCAAGCCCTCCAATCTGCCACGGCAATCGGAAACAGTCAAATTACGTGTATAACGTTGACGTTTATGAGCTGGAAATACTTCCGCGGAGTAGTTGGCGAACAAGCTGAGAAGAGCGCTCGAGCCAGTCGCGCAATGGCAGGAAAGGCCAGTGACCGTCTTTGGGTCAGTGTTACGGATGAAATGCTTGCAGAAACACTCGAGAGGCAGGggaagggcgaggaggcGAATGGTGTGCgggaagaagggaatcgggtgatgatgagccTGCCACCAGCTTTGAGACGGCCAGCCTAg